A single genomic interval of Zunongwangia sp. HGR-M22 harbors:
- a CDS encoding PAS domain S-box protein — protein sequence MEPTKKIEVLERALEREKKARKLAEKILEEKSTELYDLSEALRQSNNRLKELLNEKTSQLEGVFVNIIDAYVIMDIEGNVLKMNHAAKEMFGYDNEVEAVNLLSMVHPGYVDYTTAAFKQLYHTGSYNDYKALIITKSGSEKIVQINASIIYDRTGKPVAAQGVARDITEEIAIKKQLEDQNKQLDLIFDNSPIGISLTNNNFKDLIKINKSLINMFGYSIEEFRNLTIADVTHPDDEEHGRHLKDMVEGKIDFYTINKRYIKKTGETLWAKTRVAAIRDENGKIQHQVATIEDITKEKIAQEKIEESENRLSTLIVNLQTGILLEDENRKILLTNKKFCNIFGIDADPDLLKGVDCSNSAEENKIYFKDPEQFVDRIEKLLQEKKIVIAEELELVDGRILERSYIPIYFDGKYKGHLWSYDDVTIQKNYKDSLKAQKEKYSSIIANMNLGLMEVDLNDKILMVNQSFTDMSGYSKKELAGKKASEVFLIPESAADFTKNDKFRKKGVSNSYEVRIKTKDNKLKYWLVSGAPNYDVNGKLVGSIGIHLDITEMKLLEAQKEQLLKNLEQQNEHLNEYAHIVSHDLKSPLRNISALLSWTKEDFREKLGEESLMNLDLMQGKVEKMDHLIENILRYSSIEDGNIQNQELDLQELVTEILEMIYIPDHITVSILNTLPVIQGDRTRIQQLFQNLLSNAVNYIDKEKGFVEIDYTENTTHYTFSIKDNGIGIEKEHHQRIFKIFNALGTHEKSTGVGLSIVKKVVDLYEGDIWLDSEVGQGTVFFFSLKKQS from the coding sequence ATGGAGCCTACCAAAAAAATTGAAGTATTAGAAAGAGCATTAGAAAGAGAAAAGAAGGCAAGAAAACTTGCAGAGAAAATTCTGGAAGAGAAATCTACCGAATTATATGATCTTTCTGAAGCCTTACGACAGTCCAATAATCGATTAAAAGAATTACTCAACGAAAAAACCTCGCAGCTAGAAGGAGTATTTGTAAATATCATCGATGCGTATGTAATCATGGATATTGAAGGTAATGTCCTAAAAATGAATCACGCTGCGAAAGAAATGTTTGGGTATGACAATGAAGTAGAGGCTGTAAATCTTCTAAGCATGGTACATCCAGGCTATGTTGATTATACCACAGCAGCCTTTAAACAACTTTACCACACTGGTAGTTATAACGATTACAAAGCGTTAATAATCACTAAAAGCGGCTCTGAAAAAATTGTGCAGATTAACGCCAGTATTATTTATGATCGTACAGGAAAGCCTGTTGCCGCACAAGGAGTTGCCAGAGATATCACTGAAGAAATTGCCATAAAAAAACAGCTCGAAGATCAAAACAAACAACTCGATTTGATTTTTGATAATTCCCCCATTGGTATTTCGCTTACCAATAACAATTTTAAAGACCTTATTAAAATCAATAAGTCGCTTATTAACATGTTTGGGTACTCTATCGAAGAGTTTAGGAACCTTACTATAGCAGATGTAACCCATCCAGATGACGAGGAACATGGTCGTCATTTAAAAGATATGGTAGAGGGCAAAATAGACTTTTATACCATAAATAAGCGATACATCAAAAAAACTGGAGAAACTCTTTGGGCAAAAACCAGAGTTGCAGCAATTAGAGATGAAAATGGAAAAATCCAGCATCAGGTAGCAACTATAGAGGATATCACGAAAGAAAAAATAGCGCAAGAAAAAATTGAAGAATCTGAAAATAGACTTTCAACCTTAATAGTTAATCTTCAAACCGGAATATTGCTGGAAGATGAGAACCGAAAAATACTTTTAACCAATAAAAAATTCTGTAATATTTTCGGTATAGATGCTGACCCCGATCTTTTAAAAGGTGTAGATTGTTCTAATTCAGCCGAAGAAAATAAAATATACTTCAAAGATCCAGAACAATTTGTTGATAGGATCGAAAAACTGCTTCAGGAGAAAAAAATTGTAATCGCGGAAGAATTAGAACTAGTAGACGGCCGGATTCTTGAGCGCAGCTATATTCCTATTTACTTCGACGGAAAATATAAAGGTCACCTTTGGAGCTATGACGATGTAACCATTCAAAAAAATTATAAAGACAGTCTTAAAGCGCAAAAAGAAAAATACAGTAGCATTATCGCTAACATGAATTTGGGCCTTATGGAAGTCGATCTTAACGACAAGATCTTAATGGTAAACCAGAGTTTTACCGATATGAGTGGATATTCCAAAAAAGAACTTGCAGGTAAAAAAGCATCTGAAGTTTTTCTAATTCCAGAATCGGCAGCTGATTTCACCAAAAACGATAAGTTTCGAAAAAAAGGAGTTTCAAATTCCTATGAAGTTAGAATAAAAACCAAAGACAATAAATTAAAATATTGGCTGGTTAGTGGTGCGCCAAACTATGATGTTAATGGCAAATTGGTAGGATCTATAGGTATTCATCTAGACATTACAGAGATGAAACTTTTGGAAGCACAAAAAGAACAACTTCTCAAAAACTTAGAGCAACAAAATGAACATTTAAACGAATACGCGCATATTGTTTCTCACGATTTAAAATCTCCACTAAGAAATATTTCTGCGCTACTAAGCTGGACAAAAGAAGACTTTAGAGAAAAATTAGGAGAAGAAAGCTTAATGAACCTGGATCTTATGCAGGGGAAAGTTGAAAAAATGGATCATCTTATAGAAAATATACTTAGATATTCCAGTATTGAAGACGGTAATATCCAAAATCAAGAATTAGACCTTCAGGAACTTGTAACCGAAATTCTTGAAATGATTTATATTCCAGATCATATAACTGTAAGCATTTTAAATACTCTTCCGGTTATTCAAGGTGATCGCACTAGAATTCAGCAATTGTTTCAAAACCTTTTAAGCAACGCCGTAAACTACATTGATAAAGAAAAGGGTTTTGTTGAAATTGACTATACTGAAAATACTACTCATTATACTTTCAGCATAAAAGATAATGGTATTGGTATAGAAAAAGAACATCATCAGCGCATTTTTAAAATTTTTAATGCGCTTGGCACACACGAAAAATCTACTGGTGTTGGTTTAAGCATTGTAAAAAAAGTGGTGGATTTATACGAAGGTGATATTTGGCTAGATAGCGAAGTTGGGCAGGGAACTGTATTTTTCTTCAGCTTAAAAAAACAATCATGA
- a CDS encoding heme NO-binding domain-containing protein, whose protein sequence is MKGIVFTEFLDMVEENFGIEIVDHIINESKLQSEGVYTSVGTYDFVEMQSLLVNLSKKVDIPLDDLIYSYGLYFFRVLTTLHPGIFALYKDPIELVSSIENHIHVQVRKLYPGAELPTFKVEKKTEDHLEILYFSDRAMYMFAKALMEKTFEHYDRDSEIKMEKLAEDGTQVRFLITKKHGAYQKN, encoded by the coding sequence ATGAAAGGTATTGTATTTACAGAATTTCTGGATATGGTTGAAGAGAATTTCGGGATCGAAATTGTAGATCATATAATTAATGAGTCTAAACTTCAATCTGAAGGTGTTTATACTTCAGTAGGAACTTATGATTTTGTAGAAATGCAAAGCCTTTTAGTAAATCTTAGTAAAAAGGTAGATATACCATTAGATGATCTTATCTATAGTTACGGGCTATACTTTTTCAGAGTACTTACTACATTGCATCCAGGCATATTCGCATTATATAAAGATCCTATAGAATTAGTATCTTCTATAGAAAATCATATTCATGTTCAGGTTCGTAAATTATATCCTGGAGCCGAGCTTCCCACGTTTAAAGTTGAGAAAAAGACAGAAGATCACCTAGAAATTTTGTATTTTTCAGATAGAGCAATGTATATGTTCGCCAAAGCCCTAATGGAAAAAACTTTTGAACACTACGACCGTGATTCCGAAATTAAGATGGAAAAATTAGCAGAGGACGGAACACAGGTCAGATTCCTGATCACTAAAAAACATGGAGCCTACCAAAAAAATTGA
- a CDS encoding response regulator translates to MKNKLTILFIEDDMIEVMKLNRTVSSLSLPHHIIEAKNGEEALQILNQKDRLPDIIFLDLNMPKMNGIEFLKILKADDVLKYIPTIILTTSSNRRDLLECYKIGIAGYIIKPLRYEDYVSKLNSALDYWSQNELIKG, encoded by the coding sequence ATGAAAAACAAGCTAACAATCCTTTTTATCGAAGACGATATGATCGAAGTGATGAAATTAAATAGAACAGTTTCGTCCTTGTCCTTACCTCACCATATCATTGAAGCGAAAAATGGTGAAGAAGCACTGCAAATCCTAAATCAAAAAGATCGTTTACCAGATATTATATTTTTAGATTTAAATATGCCTAAAATGAACGGAATAGAGTTCTTAAAAATTTTAAAGGCAGATGATGTTTTAAAGTACATTCCAACGATTATCCTAACTACTTCCAGTAATCGAAGAGACTTATTAGAATGCTATAAAATTGGTATTGCTGGCTACATTATTAAACCTCTGCGTTACGAAGACTATGTTTCTAAATTAAACAGCGCTTTAGATTACTGGAGCCAAAACGAATTAATTAAAGGATAA
- a CDS encoding MDR family MFS transporter encodes MAEAQAQIQDEDSLVEYGFRRVIITITAVLCALLEIIDTTIVNVALNDMRGSLGATLTDIAWVITAYAIANVIIIPMTSWLSKQFGRRNYFAASIIIFTVTSFLCGNATNIWELVAFRFIQGMGGGALLVTAQTIITESYPVAKRGMAQAIYGMGVIVGPTLGPPLGGYLVDHFSWPYIFYINIPLGIIATFLTILFVKSPKYGDKLKANQVDWWGIILLTTFIGSLQFVLEHGQQDDWFQNSTIITLSVMAVFGLVLFIWRELTYEHPIVNLRVLRDTNLSIGTVLTFILGFGLFGSTFIIPIYTQSILGWTATDAGLLLIPSSITTGLMMPIIGKLLERGVPQKILAAAGFGVFFLYSLWMYLLMTPDTGSEHMFWPLVVRGVGLGLLFVPITTLSLSTLKGKDIADGAAFTGMMRQLGGSFGIAIITTFVSRLTQQHRVDLIPNISQINFQVQQRIYGLQQNFIQKGFSINESLNKAYSVLDGSIMKQATVLSYMDIFLYLGILFLLCVPFVLMIKKGKRKVDTSAVH; translated from the coding sequence ATGGCTGAAGCACAAGCGCAAATACAAGACGAAGACAGCCTGGTTGAATATGGTTTTAGAAGAGTAATTATTACCATTACTGCAGTTTTATGTGCTCTTCTAGAAATCATTGATACTACCATTGTAAACGTTGCTTTAAACGATATGCGTGGTAGTCTTGGGGCAACACTTACCGATATTGCATGGGTAATTACTGCTTATGCAATTGCTAATGTGATTATAATCCCAATGACAAGTTGGTTATCTAAACAGTTTGGCCGTAGAAACTATTTTGCGGCGTCCATCATTATATTTACGGTCACCTCTTTTCTTTGTGGAAATGCAACAAATATTTGGGAACTCGTAGCCTTTCGTTTTATCCAAGGTATGGGTGGTGGCGCACTTCTAGTAACGGCACAAACAATAATTACTGAAAGTTATCCTGTGGCTAAGCGAGGAATGGCACAAGCTATTTATGGAATGGGAGTAATTGTTGGGCCTACACTAGGACCTCCATTAGGAGGTTATTTGGTAGATCATTTTTCTTGGCCCTATATTTTTTACATCAATATACCCCTAGGCATAATCGCAACTTTCCTAACGATATTATTTGTTAAAAGTCCTAAGTATGGAGATAAATTAAAAGCCAACCAAGTTGACTGGTGGGGAATTATACTCTTAACCACTTTTATAGGCTCGCTTCAATTTGTTTTAGAACATGGCCAGCAGGACGACTGGTTTCAAAATAGCACCATTATTACTTTATCGGTTATGGCTGTTTTTGGTCTTGTTTTATTTATTTGGCGTGAATTAACTTACGAGCACCCAATCGTAAATCTTAGAGTATTGCGAGATACTAACCTCAGCATAGGTACAGTGCTCACATTTATATTAGGATTTGGCTTATTTGGCTCTACTTTTATAATTCCTATTTACACACAATCTATTTTAGGATGGACCGCGACAGATGCCGGTCTGTTACTTATCCCAAGCTCGATCACAACTGGTTTAATGATGCCTATTATAGGAAAACTATTAGAGCGAGGTGTTCCACAGAAAATTTTAGCAGCTGCAGGTTTTGGAGTATTTTTCTTATATAGTTTATGGATGTATCTATTAATGACTCCAGATACAGGATCTGAGCATATGTTTTGGCCGCTTGTAGTTAGAGGTGTTGGGTTAGGATTATTATTCGTACCTATCACCACACTTTCTTTATCCACGCTTAAAGGAAAAGACATTGCCGATGGAGCGGCGTTTACAGGAATGATGCGACAATTGGGTGGGTCTTTTGGTATTGCAATTATAACCACCTTTGTTTCAAGATTAACACAGCAGCATCGAGTAGATTTAATTCCGAATATTAGCCAGATTAACTTTCAGGTGCAACAGCGAATATATGGTCTCCAACAAAATTTTATTCAAAAAGGATTTAGCATTAATGAATCTTTAAATAAAGCATATAGTGTTCTGGATGGTAGCATTATGAAACAGGCCACTGTACTTTCTTATATGGATATATTTCTATACCTAGGGATTTTGTTTCTTCTATGTGTTCCTTTCGTTTTAATGATTAAAAAGGGAAAACGAAAAGTAGACACTAGTGCGGTGCACTAA
- a CDS encoding HlyD family secretion protein has protein sequence MEEKKKSNKKFIIIIGALILVGIVYGGYKFIHSLSHEETDDAQVEANMNPIIPHVSGYVEKVYVSDNQKVKKGDTLLVVDNRDYNVKLQQAKANLAAAKSQVGVAKASIGSYQSNAAASNSQFKSVSGSIKSAEIKLWRATQDFKRYENLFKNHSITEQQYEQASAAKQEAEQQLEILKNQEKASASQRNAAISQTEISENQVSVAEANVESAKAALDAAKLNMDYTIITAPIDGQLSSVDIEPGQYIQPGQSLFYLVNTKDKWVTANFKETQLEKMRIGQKVGIEVDAYPDYEFEGEITAFSPATGARFSLLPPDNATGNFVKTVQRLPVKIEFSKENDKEKMQRLRSGMNVLVDVHLK, from the coding sequence ATGGAAGAAAAGAAAAAATCCAATAAAAAATTTATCATCATAATCGGAGCGTTGATCCTTGTAGGTATCGTTTACGGTGGTTACAAATTTATACATTCGCTATCCCACGAAGAAACCGATGATGCGCAGGTAGAAGCCAACATGAATCCCATCATACCACATGTTAGCGGTTATGTGGAAAAAGTATATGTAAGCGATAATCAAAAAGTAAAAAAAGGCGACACCTTATTAGTTGTTGATAATCGTGATTACAATGTAAAATTACAGCAAGCCAAAGCAAATCTAGCTGCTGCAAAAAGTCAGGTTGGTGTTGCAAAAGCAAGTATTGGCTCTTACCAATCGAATGCAGCTGCTTCAAACTCTCAATTTAAATCTGTTAGCGGAAGTATTAAATCTGCGGAAATAAAATTATGGAGAGCCACTCAGGATTTTAAACGTTATGAGAATCTTTTTAAAAATCACTCGATTACAGAGCAGCAATACGAACAGGCATCAGCTGCTAAACAAGAAGCTGAACAACAATTGGAGATTCTAAAAAACCAGGAGAAAGCTTCTGCCAGCCAACGCAATGCAGCAATTTCTCAAACTGAAATTTCAGAAAATCAAGTAAGTGTCGCTGAAGCCAATGTAGAAAGCGCGAAGGCTGCCTTAGATGCTGCAAAATTAAATATGGACTATACGATAATTACTGCTCCTATAGATGGGCAACTTTCTAGTGTAGATATCGAACCAGGACAGTACATCCAACCAGGGCAATCCTTGTTTTACTTGGTAAACACTAAAGATAAATGGGTTACTGCCAATTTTAAAGAAACCCAGCTTGAAAAAATGCGAATTGGGCAAAAAGTAGGGATTGAAGTAGATGCTTATCCAGATTACGAATTTGAAGGTGAGATCACTGCTTTTTCACCAGCAACGGGTGCACGATTTTCTTTATTGCCACCAGATAATGCGACAGGGAATTTTGTGAAAACGGTACAAAGATTACCCGTGAAAATTGAATTTTCTAAAGAAAATGACAAAGAAAAAATGCAGCGTCTACGTTCAGGAATGAATGTTTTGGTAGATGTACATTTAAAATAA
- a CDS encoding TolC family protein, producing MKRKFLLLAVCLFIGLSGFSQQHKTLSLEEAVGVALSNSDDAKLAEASIKTASEELKVTKNSQYPDVSISGQYQYLTSPDIDLQLALGNPNPTEGETQETGTPDINQILLGQASVSMPIFSGFKIRNAINAGKNNLEAVALQAASTKEKIALKTIDIYLNLYKAQQMVDAIIENLKSAKQRVRDFSAMEDNGLLARNDLLKAQLQESNIELSLQEAQKNVRILNYRLATFLKMPENTTFKLPTETFAITPSVETTQIDRADIAALDYKKQASENNVKMAKAAYYPAIAMLGGYVALDVKNALTISNAMNIGVGVSYDLSDIFKAKNEVKLAQHKSEELEYHISKAKDEVKIQVENAKEEYQLALNKDEVYTQSQKQAEENYRIVKDKYDNGLVDTNDLLEADVDQLQAKINKTNSKADISLKYYQLLQAKGLLTNKFNIKNN from the coding sequence ATGAAGCGTAAATTTCTATTGCTCGCAGTTTGTTTATTTATTGGCTTATCTGGATTCTCCCAACAGCACAAAACGTTAAGTCTCGAAGAAGCGGTTGGTGTCGCACTTAGCAATAGTGATGATGCGAAACTGGCTGAGGCAAGTATTAAAACAGCTTCGGAAGAACTTAAGGTTACTAAAAATAGTCAATATCCAGATGTTTCAATTTCAGGGCAATATCAATATCTAACCAGCCCAGATATAGATCTTCAATTGGCGCTAGGCAATCCTAATCCTACTGAAGGTGAAACCCAAGAAACAGGAACACCAGATATTAACCAAATTCTTTTGGGGCAAGCAAGCGTGTCTATGCCTATTTTTTCCGGATTCAAAATTAGAAACGCTATAAATGCTGGAAAAAACAATCTTGAAGCTGTAGCACTCCAAGCTGCCAGCACAAAGGAAAAAATTGCTCTAAAGACAATCGACATTTATCTAAATCTTTATAAAGCCCAGCAGATGGTAGACGCTATTATAGAGAATCTTAAAAGCGCTAAGCAAAGAGTGAGAGATTTTAGCGCTATGGAAGATAACGGACTTTTAGCTAGAAATGATTTATTGAAAGCACAGTTACAAGAATCAAACATTGAACTTAGCCTACAAGAAGCACAAAAAAATGTTCGAATATTAAATTATCGCCTGGCCACTTTTCTAAAAATGCCAGAGAACACTACTTTTAAGCTACCAACCGAAACTTTTGCAATTACTCCTTCTGTAGAGACTACACAAATTGATAGAGCCGATATTGCAGCTTTAGACTACAAAAAGCAAGCATCTGAAAACAATGTGAAAATGGCGAAAGCTGCCTATTATCCTGCTATTGCTATGCTTGGCGGTTATGTTGCACTTGATGTAAAAAATGCACTTACAATTTCAAACGCAATGAATATAGGTGTAGGCGTAAGCTATGATTTATCAGATATTTTTAAAGCTAAAAATGAAGTAAAATTAGCACAACATAAATCTGAAGAATTAGAATATCATATTTCTAAAGCTAAAGACGAAGTAAAAATACAAGTAGAAAATGCGAAAGAAGAATATCAACTTGCCTTAAATAAAGATGAAGTTTATACCCAATCTCAAAAACAGGCTGAAGAGAATTATCGCATCGTTAAAGACAAGTATGACAATGGTTTGGTAGACACCAACGATCTTTTGGAAGCCGATGTAGACCAACTTCAGGCAAAAATAAACAAGACAAACTCAAAGGCAGATATTAGCTTAAAATACTATCAATTATTACAAGCCAAAGGTTTACTCACAAATAAATTCAATATCAAAAACAACTAA
- a CDS encoding TetR family transcriptional regulator, with protein MELSEKQLEILKVAEELFSKNGFDGTSVRAIAKMANINIAMISYYFGSKEKLLETLVSYRISNFQVAVGQTIESESTYIAKIDAVIALLITRIHEGRKIHKLVHFEFSREDKKIDFTNYLKKKDENIQLFTNLIKEGQADGAFSKNVDVELIVPTILGTYFNLYYNKKIYAQTQGLFDEESFDHFVLNNLTQHIQRTIKALLTYEA; from the coding sequence ATGGAATTGAGCGAAAAACAATTGGAAATCCTTAAAGTAGCTGAAGAACTTTTTTCTAAAAATGGTTTTGACGGTACCTCGGTAAGAGCCATTGCTAAAATGGCCAATATCAATATTGCCATGATCTCTTACTATTTTGGCAGTAAAGAAAAACTTCTAGAGACACTGGTGTCTTACAGAATCTCTAATTTTCAGGTGGCTGTAGGACAAACCATCGAAAGCGAGTCCACGTATATAGCCAAAATAGATGCTGTTATTGCGCTTTTAATAACGCGTATACACGAAGGAAGAAAGATTCACAAACTTGTGCATTTTGAATTTTCAAGAGAAGATAAAAAAATTGATTTCACAAATTACCTGAAAAAGAAAGATGAAAACATACAGCTTTTCACCAATCTTATAAAAGAAGGACAGGCCGATGGTGCATTTAGTAAAAATGTAGATGTCGAGCTTATTGTTCCTACTATTTTAGGAACCTATTTTAATCTATACTATAATAAGAAGATCTATGCGCAAACCCAAGGCCTTTTTGATGAAGAGAGCTTTGACCATTTCGTTTTAAATAATTTAACCCAACATATTCAAAGAACAATAAAAGCACTTTTAACTTATGAAGCGTAA
- a CDS encoding energy transducer TonB — protein sequence MKPKKNPKADLRKKTVFFLQLGLIVVLLFTYFMINFKTYDKEQATKEKWEPVDLTTEKAVPITKVKEQLPPPKPKDPVEIEPIENDSPEPEDSIKTTETSLDDIVEVDDIIETPDYEPVVAVPVEFIEDVPIFPGCESLDDNEERKACMSEKISKFIMKRFDTGLGEDLGLSGINRVIIMFEIDKNGEVNNVQARGPHKDLEKEGIRVINLLPKMEPGKQRGKPVPVRYTIPINFKVQN from the coding sequence ATGAAACCAAAGAAAAATCCAAAAGCCGATCTTCGGAAAAAAACCGTATTCTTTTTACAACTTGGGCTAATTGTTGTCTTACTTTTTACGTATTTCATGATCAACTTCAAAACTTACGATAAAGAGCAGGCAACTAAAGAAAAATGGGAACCTGTAGATCTCACTACTGAAAAAGCAGTACCCATAACCAAGGTCAAAGAACAATTGCCACCGCCCAAACCAAAGGATCCAGTAGAAATCGAGCCGATAGAAAATGATTCACCTGAACCTGAAGACAGTATAAAAACTACAGAGACAAGTCTTGATGATATCGTCGAAGTAGACGACATTATCGAAACCCCAGACTATGAACCTGTTGTTGCCGTGCCCGTCGAATTTATTGAAGATGTTCCTATTTTCCCTGGATGTGAAAGTCTAGATGATAACGAAGAACGTAAAGCTTGTATGAGTGAAAAGATTTCCAAATTCATCATGAAAAGATTTGATACCGGGCTTGGAGAAGATTTAGGCCTAAGCGGTATAAATCGTGTAATTATTATGTTTGAAATTGATAAGAATGGCGAGGTTAATAATGTGCAAGCTAGAGGACCACACAAAGATCTAGAGAAAGAAGGAATTAGAGTAATCAATCTTTTACCAAAAATGGAGCCGGGAAAACAGCGTGGCAAACCAGTCCCTGTTCGCTACACAATTCCTATAAATTTTAAAGTTCAAAATTAG
- the nusG gene encoding transcription termination/antitermination protein NusG, whose product MQWFVLYTKSRFEKKVAERLRNLNYEVYCPLVEKQSKWSDRTKLIKDPLFKSYVFIRHSGNPKTEVMSVSGVVQYLYWLGKPAIVRQEEIDTIEDWLGGEDIEDCTIASLTAGDRMKIKEGILKGHQGVIKEVYKNSVKLILADLGCSVVIKTMNLV is encoded by the coding sequence ATGCAATGGTTTGTGTTATATACCAAAAGCAGATTTGAAAAAAAAGTTGCTGAACGCTTAAGAAATTTAAATTACGAGGTGTATTGCCCTTTGGTGGAAAAACAAAGTAAATGGTCTGATAGAACAAAACTTATCAAAGATCCATTGTTTAAATCGTATGTTTTTATTAGGCATTCTGGAAATCCTAAAACAGAGGTTATGAGTGTCTCTGGTGTGGTACAGTATCTCTATTGGTTAGGAAAACCTGCGATTGTAAGGCAGGAAGAAATAGATACCATAGAAGATTGGTTGGGTGGAGAAGATATAGAGGATTGTACGATAGCTAGCTTAACGGCAGGTGATAGAATGAAGATTAAGGAAGGAATTTTAAAAGGTCATCAAGGTGTAATTAAAGAGGTTTACAAAAATTCAGTAAAACTCATATTAGCAGATCTTGGATGTTCTGTCGTTATAAAAACCATGAATTTAGTTTAG
- a CDS encoding lipopolysaccharide biosynthesis protein: MINKLIANISISNIIYHNWFKVFFVFIIGQGAVQLIQLLSGFFLIHWLSVEDYAQYSIAFAFQSTAQVLVELGVSGSVVALVGNRIHDKKVLGNYIKGGKFFRNRMFFIVSLICIIGFPYMTLQHGWPLHITLLLLLCILLNLFFTGNTAFYITPLMIHRKLKEMYNVQLTSGLFRLLFLWAAYLLSVINSWLAAFTTCVGVFYNGERFRKKSQEFIEEPVSSDPKTRKEILSYVKPVIPGIVYSAFSAQISLFIIGIFGASENIAEVGALGRLGQIFVIFNMASSTLIVPYLARQSKENLGKKILGILAIGSCIAIVLITIGFSFPKPLLWIMGEKYSHLREEVGLLILNSSILFINVLMWDMNCSRKWLWSWIPIVSISSNVLLQIIMIYTMDLSSTYNVLVFSIVLSVFNLLNKILVTIIGLNKTKNEINLLPKE, translated from the coding sequence ATGATAAACAAACTAATTGCAAATATTAGTATTTCTAATATTATATATCATAACTGGTTTAAGGTGTTTTTTGTTTTTATAATAGGCCAGGGGGCAGTACAGCTTATACAATTGTTAAGCGGTTTTTTTTTAATCCATTGGTTATCCGTAGAAGATTACGCGCAGTATAGTATTGCATTCGCTTTTCAGAGTACAGCACAGGTGCTGGTCGAACTGGGCGTTTCTGGTTCTGTTGTTGCTCTAGTTGGCAATAGAATACATGATAAAAAGGTTTTAGGTAATTATATAAAAGGAGGAAAATTTTTTAGAAATAGAATGTTCTTTATAGTTAGTCTTATATGTATAATTGGATTTCCATATATGACTTTGCAGCATGGCTGGCCTTTACATATAACACTATTGTTATTGTTGTGTATACTGCTTAATTTATTTTTTACAGGAAATACAGCTTTTTATATAACCCCTTTAATGATTCATCGGAAGTTGAAAGAAATGTATAATGTTCAGCTTACTAGCGGTTTATTTAGACTATTGTTTTTGTGGGCAGCATATCTCTTATCAGTTATAAATTCATGGCTTGCTGCTTTCACTACATGTGTTGGGGTTTTTTATAATGGAGAACGATTTAGAAAAAAATCGCAGGAGTTTATAGAAGAACCTGTATCTAGCGATCCTAAAACTAGGAAAGAAATTTTAAGCTATGTAAAACCTGTAATTCCGGGAATAGTTTATTCCGCTTTTAGTGCCCAAATTTCGTTGTTTATTATTGGGATTTTTGGAGCTTCTGAAAATATTGCTGAGGTTGGTGCACTAGGAAGATTAGGACAAATTTTTGTGATTTTTAATATGGCTAGTTCAACTTTAATAGTTCCTTATTTGGCCAGACAATCAAAAGAAAATCTAGGTAAAAAAATACTGGGAATATTGGCTATTGGAAGCTGTATTGCAATTGTTTTAATAACTATTGGTTTCTCTTTTCCTAAGCCTTTGCTTTGGATTATGGGTGAAAAATATTCTCATTTGAGAGAAGAAGTAGGATTGTTGATCTTAAACTCTAGTATCCTATTTATAAATGTTTTAATGTGGGATATGAATTGTTCGCGAAAATGGTTATGGTCGTGGATCCCTATAGTAAGTATTTCATCGAATGTTCTATTACAGATTATTATGATTTATACTATGGATTTAAGTTCTACTTATAATGTATTGGTTTTTAGTATTGTACTAAGTGTTTTCAATCTTTTAAATAAAATACTGGTAACCATAATTGGCTTAAATAAGACAAAAAATGAAATTAATTTACTACCAAAAGAATAA